CACGCGGATGATTTCGCCGAAACCGAGCGTCACAATCGCCAGATAATCTCCCCGCAATCGCAGTGACGGCACGCCGACGGCAAGTCCCACCACCGCCGCCACGAGGCCGCCGAGAATCAGCGCGAACAAAAAGAAAAATGGTTGCAATGCCGGCGGCAGCGATTGTTCCACCTGCGGCGAAAATACCAGCGTGAACTTCGCCGCCGCGTAAGCGCCCACGGCCATGAAGCCCGCGTGCCCCAAACTGAATTGTCCCGTGTGCCCGTTGATCAGATTGAGACTCACCGCGAGGATGATGTTGATGCCGACATCCAGTGCGATGCCGAGATAGTAGCGATTGAACTGCGAAGAAAAATGCGAGACGACCAGCGCCGCGGCGACCGCCAGCAGCAACCATCTTTTCGCACCGTTAAACATCAGACTTTCTCCACTTGCGCTTTGCCGAGCAACCCGGCGGGTTTGAACAACAAAATCAAAATCAGGATCGCGAACGCGATGCCATCACGATAATTCGAGATGCCCGGCATTCCGCCCGCAAAAGTTTCGAGCAGTCCCAGCAACAATCCGCCCAGCGCCGCGCCCGGCAAATTTCCGATGCCACCGACCACCGCCGCCGTGAATGCGCGCAGCCCCGGTTGTACGCCCATCAACGGATCGATTCCTGGCGCGCGCATGGCGTAAAAGATTCCCGCCACCGCCGCCAGCGCCGAGCCCAGTCCAAAGGTGAAGCTGATGATGTGATTGATGTTGATGCCCATCAGCGCGGCAGCGCGTTCGTTGAAAGCAACCGCGCGCATGGCCGTGCCCGTGCGCGTGCGCTGCACGATGAACCACAATCCGGCGAGCAATAGCGCCGTCACGATCAGCACCATGATGTCCGTGCTGTCCACCGATAGCCCGGCGATCTGGATATTTTCTTGCGGCAAAAGTTGGGGGAAACGACGGGTCTCCGCGCCGAATACCGAATGATGCTGACAGGTGTATTCAATGAAAAGTGAAACACCGATGGCGGTGATGAGCACCGTGAGTTTCGGGCGGTTGCGCAAGGGACGGTACGCGAGACGTTCGATGAGCATGCCGAGCACTGCGCAAATTGCGGACGAGAGCACGATCACCACCGCGGCGCCCGAATAAGATTCCGGCGAGAAAATGTGCGCGACCGGCGAGGCGAGGAAATACGCGGCGAAGGCGCCGAGCATCAGCACGTCACTGTGCGCGAAATTGATGAAGCGCAGGACGCCATAAACCATCGTATAGCCCAGCGCGATCAGCGCGTAGATGGAACCGAGCGCAAGCCCGTTGATGAGTTGCTGGCAAAATGAACTCATGCGCGCGCACCGGACTTACGGGTTGACGGTTTCCACATAATGAAATTGCCCGCCCTTGACTTGGAGGATGACCGCGGACTTCGTCGCGTCGCGTTTTTCGTTGATGGTGGTCTTGCCCGTCACGCCATCAAAATCTTTGGTTGCGGCCAGGGCATCGCGGACTTTCGGGCCGTCGGTGGTGCCCGCGCGTTTTATCGCGTCAGCCAGCACCATCATCGAATCATAACCCAGTGCGGCCATGGCGTCCGGCAGCTTGGGCGTGCCATCGGGATTGTGAAAGCGCTTCTGATAATTCGCTACGAAATTTTTGCTGTTTTGGGTCGCCACATCCGGCGCGTAATGCGTGGAAAAATATGTGCCCTCAACCGCGTCCTGACCGATGCCCACCAGATCCGGCGATTCCCAGCCATCCCCGCCGAAGAGCGGCACATTCAACCCAAGCTGTTTCGCCTGGATGCAGATCAGGGCCACGTCGGTGTAATATCCCGGCACGAATACCGCGTCCGGATTGGCCGCCTTGATTGCCGTCAACTCCGCCTTGAAATCCTTGTCGCCGCCGTTGTAATCCAATTCCGCCACCACTTGCCCGCCCGACGCGAGAAAACCTTCCTTGAAAAATTTCGCCAGCCCCTTGCTGTAATCACTTTTCACATCCGTGAAGATGGCCACCTTCTTTGCCTTGAGCGTTTTGGAGGCGAAGTTTGCCATCACCGTTCCCTGGAATGGATCAATAAAACAGACCCGAAAAATATAATCGCCCGTCTCTGTGACTTTCGGATTGGTGGACGATGGAGAAATCATTGGTATCTTCGCTTCCTGACAAATCGGCGCAGCTTCCATCGAACGGCTCGAAGCCACTTCACCCAGGATTGCCACCACGCCATCGCGAGAGATCAGTTTGTTGACGACGGTGGCGGGTTCGCCCGCCTTGGAAAGGTCGTCTTCCGTGAGCAAATTAATCTTTTTCCCAAGCACGCCACCGGCGGCATTCAGTTCTTCAGTGGCGAGCAACGTGCCTTCGTGCGACGACACGCCGAACGTGGCTTCCTTGCCGGTCAGCGAGGCGAATTCGCCGACTTTGATGGTCTGGCCGGCATCGCCCGAACCCGAAGGTTTGCACCCGGTGAAACCCAGCGCCAAACCGAGCAATACGGCAGGCAGGAGAATGTTTTTCATATTAATCAATCGCGGACAAAATGATTTCATGCAAACGCAAACGGTTTGCTGGAGGAATAAACTAAATAATCATCCCGCGAGATTCAACCACCAAAGCATCACAGGCAAAGATAATGGAACAAAAGCCGCCGGGTGTCCGCTTCCTATGCTAGGCAAAGGTGCGCCTAAGGTATTCGATGCTCTTCGTCGCAATGACTTCGGGACCTTCTTCAAATTTGAAGACTTCCACGGACACGTAACCCTTATAGCCGACTTCCTTCAACGCCGCCGCGATCGGCTTGAAATCTACTTCGCCGAAACCGGGGCCTTTTAGATTTTTATCGTTGGCATGAAAATGGGCGAAGTGCCGTGACGATTCGCGGATAATCTGCGGAATGGGCGCCGATTCACTGCACATCGCCTTGACGTCGAGAATGATTTGGAAATGCGGGCTGGCGAATTGTTGGGCAAAACGGATGGCTTCGGCGACGGTATTGATAAAATCGGTTTCGGCAGGTGAAAGTGGTTCGAGGCAAATCGTGACCTCGCGCGAGCGGGCGCGGTGGACGGAATCGCGAAAAGTTTCCGTCGCCAACTCCCACGCTTGTTCGACCGTGACGCCGGGCAGGCGGTTGCGTTGCTTCGGTGAGCCGACCACGATCACTTTGCCGCCCAGGTCGGCGCAAAAATCCACAAGGTCGCAAAAATATTTTGACGTGCGCGAGCGGATGCTGGCGTCCGTGTGATTGAGATACATGCCCTCGGCTTGCACAAGCACCCAATGGATGCCGCAGATGGCGATGTTATTTTGCGCCGCGAGTTCGCGAATACGCCGCCGCTCCGCCGCAGAAATATTGGCCACGGATTTTGCGATGGTGAACGGGGCGATTTCAACCGCGTCGTAACCAGCCTTGGCTGCGTACGCAAATGCATCGTCGAGTTTCCAGTCCTGAAAAATCTCGTTGCAGATGGCGAATTTCACGGCCGGGTCATTTGGAAAGTCCCGTGATCGTATTTGCAGGAGTAAGTGGAAAAATAATTTGTGGCGTCGGCGTGCCCCTCATAATGATAGACGCCGCCCGCGAGAAAGCCGAGGTCGGCTTCACCGCTGAACTTCGCCGGACTTGTGCCGGGCTCGACGTTCAATGGCACCGTGTAGCCGAAGCTGAGCACCTTGTGATATTTGGCGTGAAAACGCGCGCGATAAACGCCGTCCGCTTTCTTCGTAATGACACAGCGAAGTTGGTCGGTGTGATGATTGACATCGCTGACCCAGACGCCTTGCCAGCGGCCTTCCAGATCACTAGGAGTTGGCCGGCCTGCGGCTTGTTTCCAATCGTGATTGAACGTCGTGCAACCGCCGGTGAACAAAAATGGAATGAACGAAAGCAATGCGCCAATGCGCCGGGCGATTCGGGAGAAGGGGCCGTTCATGCAAATAAAATAACCGCGCGCGGAAATTTTTCGAGAGAAGATTTGCGAATCGTTTTCACGGGGTGGCATAACGCGCGATTCCCACTTGAGATTTGATTCTGCCGCGTTATTTTCTAGCCATGCCGATCTACGAATTTCATTGCGAGAAATGTGAGCAGGACAGCGAGATTCTTGTTCGCTCCAGTAATTGGGAGGGAACGAAGTGCCCGCATTGTGGCTCCGTGAAACTAGCGAAGAAATTTTCCACTTTTGCTTCAAGCGTCAGCGGCGAGGGCGGGGCGCCATCCTGTAGCGGCGTGCCAAGTTCCTGCGCCATGTGCGGCACGGGGAAACCGCATTCGCATTAATTCATGCGAGGCGGCGCGCCGCCTTGGTTATTCAATTCCGCAAAGTTTTTTCGCGCTCACTTGCGTGAGGTCCGCCACCGCCCAGTCGGGTTGATGCGCCAAAAGTTCAGCGAGTGAAAACGGCCCTGTCGCCACCGCGAGCACTTTTGCATCAATCGCGCGGCCGCAGGCGATGTCATGCGGCGTGTCGCCGATGACCAGGATTTGATCGCCGCGCAATGCCTGGCCGAGCAGGGCCTTGCCGCGTTTGTGCGCCACCACGGCGATTTCGTTTCGATCTTCGTGATCGTCCGCAAAAGCGCCCGTCGAGAACAAATCCCACAGATCGAAATGCCGTAACTTGAGTTCCGCGCCGAGGCGGATATTTCCGGTCAGTAAACCAATCACCGGCGGCTCCGGCAGCGCCTTGAACTCGTGGATCAGTTGCGTGGCGCCGGGGCAAACCTGGCCTTGGCCTTCGATC
The genomic region above belongs to Verrucomicrobiia bacterium and contains:
- a CDS encoding ABC transporter substrate-binding protein encodes the protein MKNILLPAVLLGLALGFTGCKPSGSGDAGQTIKVGEFASLTGKEATFGVSSHEGTLLATEELNAAGGVLGKKINLLTEDDLSKAGEPATVVNKLISRDGVVAILGEVASSRSMEAAPICQEAKIPMISPSSTNPKVTETGDYIFRVCFIDPFQGTVMANFASKTLKAKKVAIFTDVKSDYSKGLAKFFKEGFLASGGQVVAELDYNGGDKDFKAELTAIKAANPDAVFVPGYYTDVALICIQAKQLGLNVPLFGGDGWESPDLVGIGQDAVEGTYFSTHYAPDVATQNSKNFVANYQKRFHNPDGTPKLPDAMAALGYDSMMVLADAIKRAGTTDGPKVRDALAATKDFDGVTGKTTINEKRDATKSAVILQVKGGQFHYVETVNP
- a CDS encoding branched-chain amino acid ABC transporter permease, which translates into the protein MSSFCQQLINGLALGSIYALIALGYTMVYGVLRFINFAHSDVLMLGAFAAYFLASPVAHIFSPESYSGAAVVIVLSSAICAVLGMLIERLAYRPLRNRPKLTVLITAIGVSLFIEYTCQHHSVFGAETRRFPQLLPQENIQIAGLSVDSTDIMVLIVTALLLAGLWFIVQRTRTGTAMRAVAFNERAAALMGININHIISFTFGLGSALAAVAGIFYAMRAPGIDPLMGVQPGLRAFTAAVVGGIGNLPGAALGGLLLGLLETFAGGMPGISNYRDGIAFAILILILLFKPAGLLGKAQVEKV
- a CDS encoding HAD hydrolase-like protein → MLRLVLFDIDSTLLHTNAVGIRAFAKALEIEFGIVNGTEGLKFAGRTDTGLIRELFTKHGIEISPKNLERFFDCYAHWLAHWMIEGQGQVCPGATQLIHEFKALPEPPVIGLLTGNIRLGAELKLRHFDLWDLFSTGAFADDHEDRNEIAVVAHKRGKALLGQALRGDQILVIGDTPHDIACGRAIDAKVLAVATGPFSLAELLAHQPDWAVADLTQVSAKKLCGIE
- a CDS encoding zinc ribbon domain-containing protein, with protein sequence MPIYEFHCEKCEQDSEILVRSSNWEGTKCPHCGSVKLAKKFSTFASSVSGEGGAPSCSGVPSSCAMCGTGKPHSH
- a CDS encoding sugar phosphate isomerase/epimerase family protein; protein product: MKFAICNEIFQDWKLDDAFAYAAKAGYDAVEIAPFTIAKSVANISAAERRRIRELAAQNNIAICGIHWVLVQAEGMYLNHTDASIRSRTSKYFCDLVDFCADLGGKVIVVGSPKQRNRLPGVTVEQAWELATETFRDSVHRARSREVTICLEPLSPAETDFINTVAEAIRFAQQFASPHFQIILDVKAMCSESAPIPQIIRESSRHFAHFHANDKNLKGPGFGEVDFKPIAAALKEVGYKGYVSVEVFKFEEGPEVIATKSIEYLRRTFA